In the Candidatus Binatia bacterium genome, CCGGATGGGCGCGACCGCAGCCTGTACCCTGGAGCCGTGCCGCCGGTTGCCGAGGGCTTCGTCGGCGAGCTGCGCTGCGTGGTTGTCGACGATAGCGAGAGCCCGGTCTCACGGAACGCTCTGACGGGGGACGCCACCATAGTGGAGCGGACCGCACAAACGACCCGTAAGTACGAAGCGATAGGGATACCGGGCCTGGCTGGTAACGACGGCGACAATACGCTCCTGCTGAACGATGTGGAGTACGGGAGCTGCCCGCGGGTGGTGCTCCTGAACGCCTTCTTCAGCGGTGCCCTGGATCCCGTGCTGAGTGTGCCTGTCTATACGCGTTTGACGGTGGTGCCGTGCAGCATGAATATCGAGGATGCGATACCGGGTACCGCGACGCTGCAGTTCGAGGTCTTCAACGAGTTCGAGCAACCGGCTTCGTTTAGCGTTGCAGTGACGTGCTTCGGGGATCTCGACCTGAGGGAGATCCCGATTTTCGGTGTTGCGCTCCAGGGCACACTGGTTGGGCAAGCCCGAATTCGACCGGTGGTGGATGCGGGAGTCGATCGGGGGCACGGCGTGCTGGCGATTGGGGAAGAAGTCCGCGTCGGCACGGGTGCGGTTACGGCGGCGAATGTACATTTCATCGGCGGACAGCTGCAGGGGGACGTCATCACGCTGCCGGACACGTTCTGAGGTGGACGGAGCGGTCCGTGCCATAAGCGCCCGGGCCGGGTGGCGTCAAGCGTCGGCGCGCGGGAACACCTGCAGGAAGGGCCGCACCTCGACGCGGTTGAAAACGCCGTTAGTTACGTAAGGATCGCGGCTCAGGAGGTCCCATACGGCGGCGGCGGACTCAGCGTCGATGACGATGAGGCTGCCGCCCCCATCCGTAAAGGGCCCGGCGAGCAACAGCTTGCCGGAGGCGGTCAGTGGTTCGAGGTGCGCGAGATGAGCTGGCCGGTGCCGCGGCCGCTTGTCGCGGGCGTCAGGGGCGTCGTGACCGATAATTACGAACAACATTGGCAGCGGCCTCGCTTTCGGCATTCATGCCGAGGTTGTAACCTACGGGCGTTATGGTGGACAAGCAATTCGAAGTGGCGCCAGAGGCGATAGAAGCCGTAGTCTGTCGGCTGGGCGATCTCGAAGCCGCTCTCGGTCCTTCGGTTCGGCCCATTCTCGGTGCGGTCCGGACGCGGTTGATTACGGCCATGGCGGCTCGGGATCGCGGTGAGATGCTAGAGGCGATTTCGGACGTCGCTATGGCCATGGAGGAGCTGGCGGCGTGCGCGGACGATCTGGACCCGGCCGAGGCGGCGGCGATGCGGATGGCCTCGCGTTCTCTGCGCGTGGCCTTGCTGCGAGGGGATGAGCCCGGTGCAAGAGGAAGCGCCGCGGCGATGTTGGAGCGGTCGGGGGCGAGGGAACGGCAGCGGACCCGTTAAGCCGGCGATTACCCTCAAGTGCTCTCCCTCACTCGAGCGCTGTCAGCCCTGGCCTGTTTGCTGCCGGCAGCGGCGTTCAGCGCTACTGGGGTCGGGTACGGCCCTCTGCCGGTCCGGAATTTCCAGCCGATTCAGTTGATCTTTCTGAACTTGCCCTTCGAACGCGCCGCGGTGCTGTCGCCCGGCGCGTTCAGCGTCCGCCTCGAATCAGCCGAAAGTAACGAGATCGCCACCGAGCAGGGGGATGTTGCGGCGCTCCTGAAATTCGAAAGCAACCGCACGGTTCTCGGTGGTTCAGTCGGGGTTTGGCCCCGCCTCGAAGTCGGGGTCGACATCCCGATGATCTCACGTTTTGGGGGATTCATGGACCCCTTCATCAACGGCGTCGAGGATCTCTTCGGCCAGGTGAACCCTGAGCGGAAGCTCTTTCCAGACAACGTCTTCGGCGGTTTCTCCGTCGATCGCCGAGGTGTTGCGCTGTTTCACGGCCCCAAACAACAGTTCGCCCTTGGCGACCTCTGGTTCAGCGCGAAATACGAACTCTGGCGGCCGGAGAAACTTCCCATGCTGTCGCTGCGCGGAGCGGTCAAGGTCCCAACAGGTCGAGCCGGGGCGGTCTTCGGTAGTGGGCAGCCCGATGTCGGCGTTGGCTTCGCCATGGAGTACGGGCCGCTTTCGTGGCTGATGCTGTACCAGAATCTCAACCTGATCTTTCCGGTGGGACGGATAACGCCGGGTAACCTGAGCCTCGATCCATTCGTGACGGAGGGGTTCGCACTCGAGCTTTGCCTGGCTCGCTGGGTGTCGCTGGTTGTGCAACAGGAGGCGTACACGAGTCCGATGCACGGTACGGGAACCCCGATTTTGGACGGGACGGCGGTCGAGTTGGCGGCGGGCTTCAACGTGGCGTGGGAGGGGTGGCTACTCCAGGTTGGCGGCATCAACAACGTGAGCGGCGTTGCTACTGCCGCGGACTTCACCTTTTACCTGCGCCTCAGCTACGCCGGCGAACTGCCGGGAAGACGAAGCGGTTGAATCGCGTCCGGAGCCCGATCGTGACGCGCGTCGCGATCAGGCTCTTCGCCCTCCGGAGGGGGACCGGGCCGCCTGGCGGGCCGCTTGTCGGGAGAATGCTCTGGCAGGTCCCGAGAAGGCATTTGAGCCCTTCGACACGCCGGTTAAGAAGTTGAGAAGAGATCGGCTGTTCGGTGCTTCTTGACTGGGCCTCACGAGCGCGGGTTGGCGCCCGCAAGCCGAGAATAATCGATAGGACCCTCACCCTGGCGAAAGCCGGGGTTCCGCCTCGGATGAGGCGGCTGCCTTCCGGCTCTTGCCGGGGTCGCCGACGAACTTCTGGACCGCGTGCTTTTCCCCAAGCAGCGCCATGTGCCCGTCGCCGATGGCCACGGAGGAAATCGCGGTGAAGCCGGCCGCGGCCATCCAGCTCTCGATGGCGGCGGTCTTGCGCATGAGGGGAGCAAGCTGAAAGCCGCTGCCTCCCCAGTGCTCGGAGCCGCGGACCGTTGTGTCTGGCCCGGCACCGGTGCAGACGAACAAACCCTTCGGCGCAAGGTGGGAGAATGAGTGTGCCATTACCGTCCGCACGGCCATGTCGTCGTGCAGGTAGGGGAACAGGTCGATCGCGAGGATGATGTCAGGATCGTCTCGCATCAGGTAACTGGCGTCATCGGTCGCGTCGCCGACCTCGAAGTCGAAGTCCGAGAGGCCTTCACGATTGACTAGCTGGCGGCCGAGCATGACCTCGTGCGGGTTGCGGTCCAAGCACCGAATTACCAGGTCGCCCCGCTTGCGGGATCGTGCAAGCTCCCGTAAGTACCTCCCCGTTCCTGCGGCGACATCGAGAATTACGGTCCGGCGTCCGTTGGTACGGCGATCGGCTATCAACCCGGCGACCATCTCTCGCGTCAGGTCGACCCGTCTTCGCAGTGCATCGCAGCGCCGAAGCTGAAGGAAGGTGCGATCGATCCAGCGGCCCAGCGCACCCGACCCCTGAGGGACGTTTTCGTACGCATACTCGAGCACGATTCCGGATTCCGACCCGTGACAGGCGGCGAGCCGCAGGCCCTCCGAATACCGAGCCAGCACATGCATTACGTTCGCCGTTACAGACATGACCAACCACTCTTGAATAGGTCAGCGCATTTTGCCAAGCAAGCCACGCACCAGCGTCTGTCCTTCAAGCTGGCTTCACGTGTAGAGGATGTCGGTTGGTCCGGGGCGTCACCTGGTGACGACACCTGTCTCGGACACATTACGGTTGTTTGCGCGGCTGGAGCCGGGCAGTGGGGATTCGCATGAACCTTGTCGACGGTACTAAGCTTACGTATTCGCAGCTGCGGAGCCTCGATATGTCGCGCGCGGTTTG is a window encoding:
- a CDS encoding YciI family protein, which produces MLFVIIGHDAPDARDKRPRHRPAHLAHLEPLTASGKLLLAGPFTDGGGSLIVIDAESAAAVWDLLSRDPYVTNGVFNRVEVRPFLQVFPRADA
- a CDS encoding DUF3187 family protein codes for the protein MLSLTRALSALACLLPAAAFSATGVGYGPLPVRNFQPIQLIFLNLPFERAAVLSPGAFSVRLESAESNEIATEQGDVAALLKFESNRTVLGGSVGVWPRLEVGVDIPMISRFGGFMDPFINGVEDLFGQVNPERKLFPDNVFGGFSVDRRGVALFHGPKQQFALGDLWFSAKYELWRPEKLPMLSLRGAVKVPTGRAGAVFGSGQPDVGVGFAMEYGPLSWLMLYQNLNLIFPVGRITPGNLSLDPFVTEGFALELCLARWVSLVVQQEAYTSPMHGTGTPILDGTAVELAAGFNVAWEGWLLQVGGINNVSGVATAADFTFYLRLSYAGELPGRRSG
- a CDS encoding class I SAM-dependent methyltransferase family protein, producing the protein MSVTANVMHVLARYSEGLRLAACHGSESGIVLEYAYENVPQGSGALGRWIDRTFLQLRRCDALRRRVDLTREMVAGLIADRRTNGRRTVILDVAAGTGRYLRELARSRKRGDLVIRCLDRNPHEVMLGRQLVNREGLSDFDFEVGDATDDASYLMRDDPDIILAIDLFPYLHDDMAVRTVMAHSFSHLAPKGLFVCTGAGPDTTVRGSEHWGGSGFQLAPLMRKTAAIESWMAAAGFTAISSVAIGDGHMALLGEKHAVQKFVGDPGKSRKAAASSEAEPRLSPG